One genomic segment of Paenibacillus sp. FSL H8-0332 includes these proteins:
- a CDS encoding N-acetylmuramoyl-L-alanine amidase, translating to MRQSEALEPHTATQSQSHRSKEQPRLRSGLRLKLIIAAASILLLLTAGDTAVIHATASRTNPQAEQPEKRQHMLGHDQRMILIDAGHGGIDGGTSYGSILEKDITLAISRRLFLLLRADGFDTILNRTGDYAPSDENLWLRSRSRHLRDLAQRKELAETLPANVVVSIHINWAKSPSKHGPLVLYRQEGRSFLLARTIQDQLNQLYRMKNDPIRGKPFYLLNKITATTVIVEAGFVSSPADREKLCTPKGQEEIAEAIANGIAAYLMEV from the coding sequence TTGAGACAATCGGAAGCATTGGAGCCCCATACCGCTACACAGTCCCAGTCCCACCGTTCAAAAGAGCAGCCACGGCTGAGATCCGGGCTGCGGCTTAAGCTAATCATTGCCGCAGCAAGCATTCTGCTCCTGCTTACAGCAGGCGACACCGCAGTGATCCACGCAACTGCATCCCGCACTAATCCCCAGGCAGAGCAGCCCGAAAAGCGCCAGCATATGCTCGGCCATGACCAGCGGATGATTCTGATCGATGCCGGCCATGGGGGGATTGACGGCGGAACCTCATACGGCAGCATTCTGGAAAAGGACATCACCCTCGCCATCTCACGCCGCCTCTTTCTACTGCTGCGTGCGGACGGCTTCGATACGATCCTGAACCGGACCGGCGACTATGCGCCCAGCGATGAGAATCTATGGCTGAGAAGCAGATCCCGGCATCTGCGCGATCTGGCCCAGCGCAAGGAGCTGGCGGAGACGCTTCCGGCCAATGTCGTGGTCAGCATCCATATTAACTGGGCGAAATCCCCGTCCAAGCATGGTCCGCTCGTCCTGTACCGCCAGGAAGGACGCAGCTTCCTGCTAGCCCGGACCATTCAGGATCAGCTCAACCAGCTCTACAGGATGAAGAATGATCCTATCCGGGGCAAGCCCTTCTACCTGCTCAACAAAATAACCGCCACAACGGTGATTGTTGAGGCGGGATTTGTCAGCAGTCCGGCTGACCGCGAGAAGCTCTGTACACCGAAGGGCCAGGAAGAGATCGCCGAAGCCATTGCGAACGGGATCGCTGCCTATCTTATGGAAGTGTAA